One stretch of Cellulomonas wangsupingiae DNA includes these proteins:
- a CDS encoding ABC transporter ATP-binding protein, producing MKDTMRACGELLALSWRQDPRKLTISIVLKLGEASALPLAASALGRLTDAAVDGDVGRASLAGAVVAVLVIAALTMGHFAHVLYYELGELNFLTKDRELIDIANASRGIEHHERPEYADRVQVLRQELERVGWSSMEALLSGLSLAVAMLVTGVLLARLDPWLLLLPLAAAAPVVLGRKAETGLAAGREAAAESSRRAWHLFSVVCDAEPAKELRVSGLGAELGARHAVLWQDASRILRRAEVRAALLRVCGQLVFAAAYVASTLVVVRAAVSGQRSVGDVVLVISLAALVNQQVTSAVGVLQDLQRVARTLSDFRWMRGLVASPPDVPADAPVPTRLTDGIRLRDLAFRYPGTDRVVLEDVNLDLPAGSTVAIVGENGAGKTTLVKLLCRFYEPTSGTVEVDGVDLRRIPVDAWRARLSAGFQDFARFELVARESVGVGDLPRADSDEAVMAALERAHSADIVDRLEDGLDTQLGITYTDGTRLSGGQWQKIALGRAMMREEPLLLVLDEPTAALDAEAEHLLFEQYAANARRVARATGAITVLVSHRFSTVRMADLILVVSDGRVQEAGDHDALMANGQLYAELYGMQAAAYR from the coding sequence ATGAAGGACACGATGCGTGCGTGCGGCGAGCTCCTGGCGCTGTCCTGGCGTCAGGACCCCCGCAAGCTGACGATCTCGATCGTCCTCAAGCTCGGCGAGGCCTCGGCGCTGCCGCTCGCCGCGAGCGCACTCGGCCGGCTCACCGACGCGGCGGTCGACGGCGACGTGGGCAGGGCGTCCCTGGCGGGCGCCGTCGTCGCGGTGCTCGTGATCGCTGCGCTCACCATGGGTCACTTCGCGCACGTCCTGTACTACGAGCTGGGCGAGCTGAACTTCCTCACCAAGGACCGCGAGCTCATCGACATCGCGAACGCCTCGCGCGGCATCGAGCACCACGAGCGGCCCGAATACGCCGACAGGGTCCAGGTCCTCCGGCAGGAGCTCGAGCGCGTGGGCTGGAGCAGCATGGAGGCGCTGCTGTCTGGTCTGAGCCTCGCGGTCGCGATGCTCGTGACGGGCGTGCTGCTCGCGCGGCTCGACCCGTGGCTGCTGCTCCTCCCGCTCGCCGCGGCGGCTCCCGTGGTGCTGGGCCGCAAGGCCGAGACCGGGCTGGCTGCCGGGCGAGAGGCCGCCGCCGAGAGCTCGCGCCGGGCGTGGCACCTGTTCAGCGTCGTGTGCGACGCGGAGCCGGCCAAGGAGCTGCGCGTGAGCGGCCTCGGTGCCGAGCTCGGTGCGCGTCACGCCGTCCTGTGGCAGGACGCGTCCCGCATCCTGCGGCGCGCCGAGGTGCGAGCCGCGCTGCTGCGGGTCTGCGGGCAGCTCGTCTTCGCCGCCGCCTACGTCGCATCGACCCTCGTCGTGGTGCGCGCCGCCGTGTCCGGGCAGCGCAGCGTGGGCGACGTGGTGCTCGTGATCTCGCTCGCGGCGCTGGTCAACCAGCAGGTCACGTCCGCCGTCGGCGTCCTTCAGGACCTGCAGCGGGTCGCCCGCACGCTCAGCGACTTCCGGTGGATGCGAGGGCTCGTGGCGTCCCCGCCGGACGTCCCTGCTGACGCGCCCGTGCCGACGCGGCTCACGGACGGGATCCGGCTGCGCGACCTGGCCTTCCGCTACCCGGGCACCGACCGGGTTGTGCTGGAGGACGTGAACCTCGATCTGCCCGCCGGGTCGACGGTCGCGATCGTCGGGGAGAACGGCGCGGGCAAGACGACGCTCGTCAAGCTCCTGTGCCGGTTCTACGAGCCGACGAGCGGCACTGTCGAGGTCGACGGCGTCGACCTGCGGCGCATCCCCGTCGACGCGTGGCGCGCACGGCTCTCGGCCGGGTTCCAGGACTTCGCGCGCTTCGAGCTCGTGGCACGTGAGTCCGTCGGGGTGGGTGACCTCCCGCGGGCCGACAGTGACGAGGCCGTCATGGCGGCCCTCGAGCGCGCGCACAGCGCCGACATCGTGGACCGGCTCGAGGACGGGCTCGACACCCAGCTCGGGATCACCTATACGGACGGGACCCGGCTCTCGGGTGGCCAGTGGCAGAAGATCGCGCTGGGCCGCGCCATGATGCGCGAGGAGCCGCTGCTCCTCGTCCTGGACGAGCCGACCGCCGCGCTCGACGCCGAGGCCGAGCACCTGCTGTTCGAGCAGTACGCCGCGAACGCCCGTCGCGTCGCCAGGGCCACGGGCGCGATCACGGTGCTCGTCTCGCACCGCTTCTCGACGGTGCGCATGGCCGACCTCATCCTGGTCGTCTCCGATGGGCGGGTGCAGGAGGCGGGTGACCACGACGCGCTGATGGCGAACGGTCAGCTGTACGCCGAGCTGTACGGGATGCAGGCCGCGGCCTACCGGTGA
- a CDS encoding polysaccharide deacetylase family protein, whose protein sequence is MWFAGVGWVGTDLVVAVVDASGAPVSARRAYPVALLDDLVADLARWRGAAPGGLACVIDSTAGVLERVLVEADLAVHRVDPPHARARAPHHGCPAGGAPVEQLAALAVTSPAALQRLTALEGGLAGRDAEVEQAEAACVPLEDDLRAAGSLVVRGPAGSREVALTFDDGPHPEHTPALLRVLRRFDVHATFFCVGMQAQAHPHVVEQIAAAGHTIGHHTWSHAYLPDLDSLSLSYQLERTSATIENVTGTAPTLVRPPYGGRDPRVLRELAASGMTTVMWDVESPDWARPGADVIVRDVVTGCADGSVVLLHDGGGDRAQTVEAVPRILESLLGDGYRVAPLDRFVPSAGRTAAAPRPSR, encoded by the coding sequence ATGTGGTTCGCCGGCGTGGGTTGGGTGGGCACGGATCTGGTCGTCGCTGTCGTCGACGCGTCCGGGGCGCCCGTGTCCGCACGACGCGCCTACCCCGTCGCGCTGCTCGACGACCTCGTCGCGGACCTCGCACGTTGGCGCGGCGCGGCGCCGGGCGGGCTCGCGTGCGTGATCGACTCCACGGCCGGCGTGCTCGAGCGGGTCCTGGTCGAGGCGGACCTCGCGGTCCACCGCGTCGACCCGCCGCACGCGCGCGCCCGCGCCCCGCACCACGGCTGCCCCGCGGGCGGCGCACCGGTCGAGCAGCTGGCGGCCCTCGCCGTGACGAGCCCCGCCGCGCTCCAGCGGCTGACGGCGCTCGAGGGCGGCCTCGCAGGGCGCGACGCCGAGGTCGAGCAGGCCGAGGCGGCGTGCGTCCCGCTGGAGGACGACCTGCGGGCCGCCGGCTCGCTCGTCGTGCGCGGGCCCGCCGGGTCACGCGAGGTCGCGCTGACGTTCGACGACGGTCCACATCCCGAGCACACCCCCGCGCTGCTGCGCGTCCTGCGGCGCTTCGACGTGCACGCGACGTTCTTCTGCGTGGGGATGCAGGCGCAGGCCCATCCCCACGTCGTCGAGCAGATCGCCGCGGCCGGGCACACGATCGGTCACCACACGTGGTCGCACGCGTACCTGCCGGACCTCGACAGCCTCTCCCTGAGCTACCAGCTCGAGCGGACGAGCGCGACGATCGAGAACGTCACCGGCACTGCGCCGACGCTCGTGCGCCCGCCGTACGGCGGGCGCGACCCGCGCGTGCTGCGGGAGCTGGCGGCCTCGGGCATGACGACGGTGATGTGGGACGTCGAGTCGCCGGACTGGGCGCGACCGGGCGCGGACGTGATCGTCCGCGACGTCGTCACGGGCTGCGCCGACGGATCCGTCGTGCTGCTCCACGACGGCGGCGGGGACCGCGCGCAGACCGTCGAGGCCGTGCCGCGCATCCTCGAGTCGCTGCTGGGCGACGGCTACCGCGTTGCTCCCCTCGACCGGTTCGTGCCCTCGGCGGGCAGGACCGCTGCCGCACCGCGGCCGTCGCGCTGA
- a CDS encoding Gfo/Idh/MocA family protein, with protein MSGRLRLALVGAGRMGRTHLHALRDHPGVVLTDVVEPVTATHADLAHHGLRVHATLEDLFASRRVDAVLVATPTGTHGDLVRAAVDAGLPVLCEKPAGLTSSDVTHLGRYAHERGVPVQVAYWRRFVPGLVELRDRVEAGDLGEVHLVSCAQWDGAPPSAAFRATSGGIFVDMGVHELDQARWLTGAEIAVVSASAAAGVSDPDVHGDVDSAHATLRLSTGALAAVSLGRYNPGGDVVEASVRGTRGVVHVPVVTPGDGDVPFHRALRAQAQAFADLVGTGTGAGARVSDAAAALAAAEAASAHAGLPSGEPARV; from the coding sequence ATGAGCGGACGGCTGAGGCTCGCACTCGTGGGGGCCGGACGCATGGGGCGCACGCACCTGCACGCGCTGCGGGACCACCCTGGCGTGGTGCTCACGGATGTCGTCGAACCCGTGACCGCGACGCACGCCGACCTGGCGCACCACGGGCTGCGCGTGCACGCGACGCTCGAGGACCTGTTCGCGTCCAGGCGTGTCGACGCTGTCCTCGTCGCGACGCCCACCGGTACGCACGGTGACCTGGTGCGCGCCGCGGTCGACGCCGGGCTGCCGGTGCTGTGCGAGAAGCCCGCCGGGCTCACGTCGAGCGACGTGACGCATCTCGGGCGGTACGCGCACGAGCGTGGCGTACCGGTCCAGGTGGCGTACTGGCGCCGCTTCGTGCCGGGCCTGGTCGAGCTCCGTGACCGGGTCGAGGCCGGAGACCTCGGCGAGGTGCACCTCGTGAGCTGCGCGCAGTGGGACGGGGCGCCACCCTCGGCGGCCTTCCGCGCGACGAGCGGCGGCATCTTCGTCGACATGGGCGTGCACGAGCTCGACCAGGCGCGCTGGCTCACCGGCGCGGAGATCGCCGTCGTCAGCGCGTCCGCGGCAGCGGGCGTGAGCGACCCTGACGTGCACGGGGACGTGGACTCCGCGCACGCGACGCTGCGGCTGTCGACCGGAGCCCTCGCGGCGGTGTCGCTCGGCAGGTACAACCCCGGTGGTGACGTCGTCGAGGCGTCCGTGCGCGGGACGCGCGGCGTCGTGCACGTGCCCGTCGTGACGCCCGGCGACGGGGACGTCCCGTTCCACCGGGCTCTGCGCGCACAGGCGCAGGCGTTCGCCGACCTGGTGGGCACCGGGACCGGTGCGGGCGCGCGCGTGAGCGACGCCGCCGCGGCGCTCGCCGCGGCCGAGGCGGCGTCGGCGCATGCCGGGCTTCCCTCGGGGGAGCCCGCCCGTGTCTGA
- a CDS encoding DegT/DnrJ/EryC1/StrS family aminotransferase, producing the protein MTTSTTRPTLRLVVDGGTPVRSPQRRWPEWPVPAPGAEQLLTEALHSRRWAISSPSNGADLFERRFARRFAQYVGAAHCVPVDHGSSALVVALEALGIPHGETVLVPALTWTASATAVLRAGLVPMLVDVDPATGCVRPQDLDLDVGAAALVAVHWASVMADVPALEAVAGPAGLAIVEDVAQAHGATWQGRQAGTLGRLGCFSFQNGKVLTGGEGGAVVTDDAGLACTLEELRADSRRYRDDATPRGELDLEESAGVQGANFCLSEFSAAVLCAQLDELDAQHETRNRNYALLTELLAEVEGVRLLQPPPAQTRMSIYEATVVFDALPADVSTARLGEALTAELGRRFYPTDAPLHRSPLLQPGSKAALGPLAERFVELHRGRTYPGCDQIAGRCVQTHHSTFLGDGDDMQDIAAAVTKVRDALVRPR; encoded by the coding sequence ATGACGACCTCAACCACGCGTCCGACCCTTCGTCTCGTGGTAGACGGAGGTACGCCTGTCCGTTCCCCGCAGCGGCGCTGGCCCGAGTGGCCGGTCCCAGCGCCGGGCGCCGAGCAGCTCCTCACCGAGGCGCTGCACAGCCGTCGCTGGGCGATCAGCAGCCCGTCGAACGGCGCCGACCTGTTCGAGCGCCGGTTCGCCCGGCGCTTCGCCCAGTACGTGGGTGCGGCCCACTGCGTGCCTGTCGACCACGGGTCGAGCGCGCTCGTCGTGGCGCTCGAGGCCCTCGGCATCCCCCACGGCGAGACCGTCCTCGTACCCGCCCTCACCTGGACCGCCTCGGCGACAGCCGTGCTGCGGGCGGGTCTCGTACCGATGCTCGTGGACGTCGACCCCGCGACGGGCTGCGTGCGTCCCCAGGACCTCGACCTGGACGTCGGCGCCGCCGCGCTCGTGGCGGTGCACTGGGCCAGCGTCATGGCCGACGTGCCCGCGCTGGAGGCGGTCGCGGGACCCGCAGGACTCGCGATCGTCGAGGACGTCGCTCAGGCGCACGGCGCCACCTGGCAGGGCCGGCAGGCCGGCACGCTCGGACGGCTCGGGTGCTTCAGCTTCCAGAACGGCAAGGTGCTCACGGGCGGCGAGGGTGGCGCGGTCGTCACCGACGACGCCGGACTCGCGTGCACCCTCGAGGAGCTGCGCGCCGACTCACGCCGCTACCGGGACGACGCCACGCCGCGGGGTGAGCTCGACCTGGAGGAGAGCGCGGGCGTCCAGGGGGCCAACTTCTGCCTCTCGGAGTTCAGCGCCGCCGTGCTGTGCGCCCAGCTCGACGAGCTCGACGCGCAGCACGAGACCCGCAACCGCAACTACGCGTTGCTCACCGAGCTCCTCGCTGAGGTCGAGGGCGTGCGGCTCCTGCAGCCGCCCCCCGCGCAGACCCGCATGTCGATCTACGAGGCGACCGTTGTGTTCGACGCCCTGCCCGCGGACGTCTCGACCGCGCGCCTGGGCGAGGCGCTGACCGCCGAGCTCGGCCGCCGCTTCTACCCGACCGACGCGCCGCTGCACCGCAGCCCGCTGCTGCAGCCCGGCTCGAAGGCCGCACTCGGCCCGCTCGCCGAGCGCTTCGTCGAGCTGCATCGCGGACGCACCTACCCGGGCTGCGACCAGATCGCCGGCCGGTGCGTGCAGACGCACCACAGCACCTTCCTCGGTGACGGCGACGACATGCAGGACATCGCGGCGGCCGTCACCAAGGTGCGCGACGCACTGGTGCGACCCCGTTGA
- a CDS encoding inositol-3-phosphate synthase: protein MTTTISSTATPDTITSGPRQERVGLWLNGARGSVATTAVTGLLAIRDGIEEPTGCVTDSPLLHDADLTPWTSFAVGGHDVVTTSLVHRADALVESGVVPARVLAQVRAELADVEENLRRGYDPLADDETQAEAATRLSADILAFQERHALTRVVVVNVASTEPPVSVLAEHRDLDQLVDALADPARKVLPPSALVAYAAFRAGAGFVDFTPSTGARLPALEQLALRQGVPFTGSDGKTGETLLRTVLAPMFTSRALRVLSWAGINLLGGGDGATLEDPANASSKLVSKSGVLPALLGSPVTAPLHIDNVPDLGDHKTAWDHVSFEGFLGVRMNMQITWSGVDSTLAAPLVLDLARLVAAAHAAGRSGALHELGFFFKDPVGTDQHALAEQATVLRAWASGLKGAPVA from the coding sequence GTGACCACGACGATCTCGAGCACCGCGACCCCTGACACCATCACGAGCGGCCCGCGCCAGGAGCGCGTCGGGCTGTGGCTCAACGGCGCGCGCGGCTCGGTCGCGACGACCGCCGTCACCGGACTGCTCGCCATCCGCGACGGGATCGAGGAGCCCACCGGCTGCGTGACCGACAGCCCGCTGCTGCACGACGCGGACCTGACGCCCTGGACCTCCTTCGCGGTCGGCGGGCACGACGTGGTTACGACCTCGCTCGTGCACCGCGCCGACGCTCTCGTCGAGTCCGGCGTTGTGCCGGCGCGGGTCCTGGCGCAGGTGCGTGCCGAGCTCGCGGACGTCGAGGAGAACCTCCGCCGGGGCTACGACCCGCTCGCGGACGACGAGACGCAGGCGGAGGCCGCGACCCGCCTCTCGGCGGACATCCTGGCGTTCCAGGAGCGGCACGCACTGACCCGCGTCGTGGTCGTCAACGTCGCCTCGACGGAGCCCCCCGTGAGCGTGCTGGCCGAGCACCGCGACCTCGACCAGCTCGTCGATGCGCTCGCCGACCCCGCCCGGAAGGTGCTGCCACCCAGTGCGCTCGTCGCGTACGCGGCGTTCCGCGCAGGGGCGGGCTTCGTCGACTTCACACCGTCGACCGGTGCACGGCTGCCGGCCCTCGAGCAGCTCGCGCTGCGTCAGGGCGTGCCGTTCACGGGGTCGGACGGCAAGACAGGCGAGACGCTGCTGCGGACCGTGCTCGCGCCCATGTTCACCTCGCGCGCACTGCGTGTGCTCTCGTGGGCCGGCATCAACCTGCTCGGCGGTGGGGACGGCGCGACGCTCGAGGACCCGGCGAACGCGAGCAGCAAGCTCGTGTCGAAGTCCGGCGTCCTGCCGGCCCTGCTCGGCAGCCCCGTCACCGCACCGCTGCACATCGACAACGTGCCCGACCTGGGCGACCACAAGACCGCCTGGGACCACGTGTCGTTCGAGGGCTTCCTCGGCGTGCGGATGAACATGCAGATCACCTGGAGCGGCGTCGACTCGACGCTCGCGGCGCCGCTCGTGCTCGACCTCGCGCGGTTGGTCGCGGCCGCGCACGCCGCAGGGCGCAGCGGAGCGCTGCACGAGCTCGGGTTCTTCTTCAAGGACCCCGTCGGCACCGATCAGCACGCGCTGGCCGAGCAGGCGACCGTGCTCCGCGCGTGGGCGAGCGGGCTCAAGGGCGCGCCGGTGGCCTGA
- a CDS encoding acyl carrier protein: MSDPSEAWRLRQVTHPVWSRVLTGVHADALDCLQATFAVLADHAHGRGGHLALGAHWRFAPRVLDDGTATVAVSLDERAHEAREDLGLRVDASWSRLAGSQVRRLAHDGQPLYVSADAFDLPWCPYAGRAHLEHSFLVVPVDGHDEQVDVVDAYHNDTPWGAARPGVWRPAPADFDSALTSGARVLAVEPGPRRCVDPADVMTENARHLVDALPRMERYVARVRAALGTVVGVERLVLDVWLLSRQRMLHASWVDSLGRAVTGARGLREHVDRWRDLAALTYVALRRAERGRPAQTSLADELGHLLAEDVALAAQLATEVTGAPRPTLREVRGTVLSALADVAGTREHTVVEAQSLRDLPGLTSFRLADVLDRVEADLGVELTGDTLAATNLWDLDALCGMFARSVPGGVPR; the protein is encoded by the coding sequence ATGAGCGATCCCAGTGAGGCCTGGCGACTGCGCCAGGTGACCCATCCCGTGTGGAGCCGGGTGCTGACCGGTGTCCACGCCGACGCGCTGGACTGCCTGCAGGCGACGTTCGCCGTGCTCGCCGACCACGCGCACGGTCGTGGTGGCCACCTGGCGCTCGGGGCCCACTGGCGCTTCGCGCCACGTGTGCTCGACGACGGCACGGCCACCGTCGCCGTGTCGCTCGACGAGCGGGCGCACGAGGCCCGCGAGGATCTGGGCCTGCGGGTCGACGCGAGCTGGTCGCGGCTCGCCGGCTCGCAGGTCCGGCGCCTCGCCCACGACGGGCAGCCGCTGTACGTGTCCGCCGACGCGTTCGACCTGCCGTGGTGCCCGTACGCGGGCCGCGCGCACCTGGAGCACAGCTTCCTGGTCGTGCCGGTCGACGGCCACGACGAGCAGGTCGACGTGGTCGACGCGTACCACAACGACACGCCGTGGGGTGCCGCGCGGCCCGGTGTGTGGCGCCCGGCGCCGGCCGACTTCGACAGCGCGCTCACCTCGGGGGCCAGGGTCCTGGCGGTCGAGCCTGGTCCGCGCAGGTGCGTGGACCCCGCGGACGTCATGACGGAGAACGCCCGCCACCTCGTCGACGCGCTGCCCCGCATGGAGCGGTACGTGGCCCGCGTGCGCGCCGCACTCGGCACGGTCGTGGGGGTCGAGCGGCTCGTGCTCGACGTGTGGCTGCTGAGCCGCCAGCGCATGCTGCACGCGTCGTGGGTCGACAGCCTCGGCCGCGCCGTGACGGGGGCGCGCGGGCTGCGCGAGCATGTGGACCGTTGGCGCGACCTGGCGGCGCTGACGTACGTGGCCCTGCGCCGGGCCGAGCGGGGCCGCCCGGCACAGACGTCGCTCGCCGACGAGCTCGGCCACCTCCTCGCGGAGGACGTCGCGCTCGCGGCGCAGCTCGCCACCGAGGTCACGGGAGCTCCGCGCCCGACGCTGCGCGAGGTCCGTGGCACGGTGCTCTCTGCCCTGGCCGACGTCGCGGGCACCCGTGAGCACACGGTGGTGGAGGCGCAGTCGCTGCGGGACCTGCCCGGGCTCACGTCGTTCCGGCTCGCGGACGTGCTGGACCGCGTCGAGGCCGACCTGGGCGTCGAGCTGACCGGGGACACGCTGGCCGCGACCAACTTGTGGGACCTCGACGCGCTGTGCGGCATGTTCGCGCGCTCGGTCCCGGGCGGGGTGCCGCGATGA
- a CDS encoding class I adenylate-forming enzyme family protein, which translates to MSAVTLLPDLLGHAARTWPGRTAVLDAVTAVTYEDLQAHSARVASWLADAGVGRGDRVVVALPADATLVTVIWGVVRAGAVLVVVRDDAPAPAVVHVLDDAQPVLVLSDADVVHDAAHAAGVRVRRRSDLPGPARPGGPAPAALAPGTLAVDPALFVYTSGSTGMPKAVVSTHAQVTFAVTAIASRLRYRWTDVVHCVLPLSFDYGLYQVLLCAQAGAALHVGGGDEAGGRLLAGLRRSRASVLPAVPSLAANLARLLERPGAAPPDLRLLTSTGATMPPEVLAVLRARIPTLRVQLMFGLTECKRAAILDEDEDLLHPGACGRALPGTEILAVGPDGRPVPRGQLGELVVRGPHVMAGYWRRPELTAQRFVRRDGLFPELRTGDHGWVDPGGYVYFAGRRDDVYKERGTRVSATEVEAAAHRCAGVEEACVVLPGPAQDGAALVVVGDVEPDGVLRALRGQLEDGKIPARCVVVGAMPLTANGKLDRARLRDVVEVGARA; encoded by the coding sequence ATGAGCGCCGTGACGCTGCTCCCTGACCTGCTGGGCCACGCCGCGCGCACGTGGCCGGGTCGGACCGCTGTCCTCGACGCGGTCACGGCGGTGACCTACGAGGACCTGCAGGCGCACAGCGCGCGCGTCGCGTCGTGGCTCGCTGACGCCGGCGTGGGCCGCGGCGACCGGGTCGTCGTCGCGCTGCCCGCCGACGCGACGCTCGTGACGGTGATCTGGGGAGTCGTCCGGGCGGGGGCGGTGCTCGTCGTCGTGCGCGACGACGCACCGGCCCCCGCGGTCGTGCACGTGCTCGACGACGCGCAGCCGGTGCTCGTGCTGAGCGACGCCGACGTGGTGCACGACGCGGCGCACGCGGCGGGCGTCCGGGTCCGCCGCCGCAGCGACCTGCCGGGCCCCGCGCGGCCCGGCGGACCCGCACCCGCGGCCTTGGCCCCCGGGACGCTCGCCGTCGACCCCGCGCTGTTCGTCTACACGTCCGGCAGCACGGGCATGCCCAAGGCGGTCGTCTCGACGCACGCGCAGGTCACGTTCGCGGTCACGGCCATCGCGTCGCGGCTGCGCTACCGCTGGACCGACGTCGTGCACTGCGTCCTGCCGCTGTCGTTCGACTACGGGCTCTACCAGGTGCTGCTGTGTGCGCAGGCGGGCGCGGCCCTGCATGTCGGGGGCGGCGACGAGGCCGGCGGCCGGCTGCTCGCCGGTCTGCGCCGCTCGAGAGCGAGCGTGCTGCCCGCAGTGCCGTCGCTCGCCGCCAACCTCGCGCGCCTGCTCGAGCGTCCTGGTGCGGCGCCGCCGGATCTCCGCCTGCTGACCAGCACGGGCGCGACGATGCCTCCCGAGGTGCTCGCGGTGCTGCGGGCGCGGATCCCGACGCTGCGTGTCCAGCTCATGTTCGGGCTGACCGAGTGCAAACGCGCCGCGATCCTCGACGAGGACGAGGACCTGCTGCACCCCGGGGCGTGCGGCCGGGCGCTGCCCGGCACCGAGATCCTCGCCGTGGGCCCGGACGGCCGGCCGGTGCCACGCGGTCAGCTCGGTGAGCTCGTCGTGCGCGGCCCGCACGTCATGGCCGGCTACTGGCGACGGCCCGAGCTCACGGCGCAGCGGTTCGTCCGACGTGACGGGCTGTTCCCCGAGCTGCGCACGGGCGATCACGGGTGGGTCGACCCCGGCGGCTACGTGTACTTCGCCGGCCGGCGGGACGACGTGTACAAGGAGCGCGGCACGCGCGTCAGCGCGACCGAGGTCGAGGCCGCCGCGCACCGCTGCGCGGGTGTCGAGGAGGCGTGCGTCGTGCTCCCGGGCCCGGCGCAGGACGGCGCGGCGCTCGTCGTCGTCGGCGACGTCGAGCCGGACGGGGTTCTCCGCGCGCTGCGCGGGCAGCTCGAGGACGGCAAGATCCCCGCCCGCTGCGTCGTGGTCGGCGCGATGCCGCTCACTGCGAACGGCAAGCTCGACCGCGCGCGCCTGCGTGACGTCGTGGAGGTGGGTGCCCGTGCCTGA